ATCACTTCCCCGGCTGCAATCTGATTGGCTAGATGAGGTGATAGGTGTTGGATACGACCTGACATAATTTCATACAGTTAAGAAAAGAAGCTAATTCTAACAAATTATGGGCATTAGCTGAATGATCGAGTTTTATTCTTAAGTTTTGCTGCAGAAGGGTTTAAATTTTTATTGACACAGGTTTCTGTATTCAATGAGGAATGACTAAGCAATTCGTTAATAAATTCTTGAGATTCCTTATCATTAAAGGGGCTAAAATGTTTTTGTAATGCGTGCATCAGCGTTAAGAGTTCCTTTGTATTAGGACGATCGTCTATTGAACCTAACATAGCGGTAGATAAATGACTTAAAATATCCGATAGAGTAAGGTGAGCTATATTTTTTTCTTTATGATGCTGTAAAATCTTAAGACTTTCTCTCGCCTTTTTTGCTATAAAAGATGAAGAATAATTTTCTCCCCATTGTTTTAAGTCAATAAAGCTGCTGATATTATCTTCAAAAAGTATACAAGGAGTATTTTTATCGAATATTTTTTCTTGAAAAAAATGATGGGCAGAATTTTTTTGATTGTAATTAAAACTATGAAAGAAATTAGGAAATTTATTATTTAATAGTCGATAGAGTGTAATTCCCAGTGACCAAATATCCGATTTATCGATATTTAAAAAGGGTGTTAGCGTAAAATTCAAATTGGAAAATAATTCAGGAGCCATATAACGCAAACTACCCAACTGACACGCAGGCTCAGCTGCAGGATAAGCGCAGTCAAAATCGGCCAATACGAGATTACCGAGTTCATTTATTAAAATATTACTAGGTTTAATGTCACCATGGATGATTCCTTTAAATACACGACCCTCAAGTACAAATGTTTCAGTATGTAGATGATGCAATGCCTCCAGCAACAAAAATAGCTGTTTCATTAACCATGAGGCCGCTATGATTCTTTTTTCTTTAAATTGTTCAAACAAAAAATACTGTGATAAATCTAAATTTCCACCAGATATTAATGGGAAAAATAGAGAAGATCCGTTCAGGCGATTAAAAATGGGTTGTAAAATTGCTTTTTTTTCAGATTGTTTATTAGAGGCAATCAGTCGATAAATTTTTATTTCAGAGGCTGTTGATTTTTTTTCTTTCTTTTGAACTAATGCAGTAGGAGCAGTATTATCAGGTAGGTAAAGTTTTCCATGTCGAATAATTGCAATGTTTTGTTCGGAAACCCATGAAGTGGGATCCTCGGTTCCTGACTGTTGAGTTAAATCAGATAATGTTAAATAGGGGTTTTTTTTATGACGATACATCGTTTTATAACCTTTTTATTGTATTGCTAACGCTAAAATTAAAATTTTGGAAGCTTTAAATTTAAATTAAAATAAACTATCCAAATTAATATTTGCTTTCCAATGTGGGAACTTTATTGAAAATAAAAAAACGTTGTATAGTAAATGAAAGAATAAATAATGCAATTTCTGCAATAATTTTACTGCTATAGACATTTATTCCAAAATCATGGATTAATGTAATTAAACTGTAGGCAATAAGTCCTAAAAAACAGGCTAAGGCCGTATATTTCAACGCAGCGGGCAGCCAGTGATTTTTGCTTTTAAAAGCAAGATGTTGATTCAATTTGAAATTGAAAGTGGCCGATAAAATGCGTCCCAATAATACCGCTAAAAATATATTTTTTTTAAGCCAGTAAGTTAAGAAAAATAATGCAAAATCAATAGCGGCGGAAATTAAGGATATCGCAGCAAAGCGAATAAACACAAAATAAATTTTGATTGAGTCAATCAAAGGATTAAAATGCGATGAACGATTATCATCTAAATAGACTGTTTTTATAGGAATTTCTTGAATATTGACTTGATGTTCTTCAGCAATTAATAGCATTTCCAACTCGAATTCATAGCCTCGGGCGTTCGAATTTAATAAGGGTAATAAGAGTTTTCGTGGAATGACGCGCAAACCCGTTTGTGTATCCTCTAAGATGGTTTTGCTAAAAAGGCGTAAAATGTATTTGGTAAGTTTATTACCGAATCGGCTACGCCAGGGAATCGGTGTTTGATTAAATGTACGTTTGCCTAAATAGAGATCAGAAGGACTTTGCATAAAAACGGTGGACAGATGTAGAATATCTTGAGGAAGATGTTGACCATCCGCATCAGCCGTTACAATGCCTAATTCTTTAGAATGGCTAGTGGCTAACCAATGTTGAAATCCTGTTTTAAGCGCCTGACCTTTCCCTTTATTTTTTGTATGGCGAAGAAGTTCGATATTAAAAGTTTGAATTTTTGAAAAAATGACTTGTTTATCAACGTCCGATCCATCGTCAACAACAATAATTCTCTGCTGCGGCTGTTTGTCACGTAAAGATTTTAT
This region of Candidatus Rickettsiella isopodorum genomic DNA includes:
- a CDS encoding protein kinase domain-containing protein, with translation MYRHKKNPYLTLSDLTQQSGTEDPTSWVSEQNIAIIRHGKLYLPDNTAPTALVQKKEKKSTASEIKIYRLIASNKQSEKKAILQPIFNRLNGSSLFFPLISGGNLDLSQYFLFEQFKEKRIIAASWLMKQLFLLLEALHHLHTETFVLEGRVFKGIIHGDIKPSNILINELGNLVLADFDCAYPAAEPACQLGSLRYMAPELFSNLNFTLTPFLNIDKSDIWSLGITLYRLLNNKFPNFFHSFNYNQKNSAHHFFQEKIFDKNTPCILFEDNISSFIDLKQWGENYSSSFIAKKARESLKILQHHKEKNIAHLTLSDILSHLSTAMLGSIDDRPNTKELLTLMHALQKHFSPFNDKESQEFINELLSHSSLNTETCVNKNLNPSAAKLKNKTRSFS
- a CDS encoding bifunctional glycosyltransferase family 2/GtrA family protein — translated: MLTDSYPTILIPAYQPNDNLVALIKSLRDKQPQQRIIVVDDGSDVDKQVIFSKIQTFNIELLRHTKNKGKGQALKTGFQHWLATSHSKELGIVTADADGQHLPQDILHLSTVFMQSPSDLYLGKRTFNQTPIPWRSRFGNKLTKYILRLFSKTILEDTQTGLRVIPRKLLLPLLNSNARGYEFELEMLLIAEEHQVNIQEIPIKTVYLDDNRSSHFNPLIDSIKIYFVFIRFAAISLISAAIDFALFFLTYWLKKNIFLAVLLGRILSATFNFKLNQHLAFKSKNHWLPAALKYTALACFLGLIAYSLITLIHDFGINVYSSKIIAEIALFILSFTIQRFFIFNKVPTLESKY